The following proteins come from a genomic window of Thermoanaerobaculia bacterium:
- a CDS encoding TlpA disulfide reductase family protein, translating to MRPRATSLALPAIAGILLALALPARGRAEEGRPAPPFSLTDIEGRKLDLATYRGKVVLLDFWATWCAPCRDVIPRFVAWQKRYGPRGLQVIGISLDDSAAPVVRFAREFHLNYPVAVGNARLAERYGGILGLPVAFVIDRAGRIYSRHDGGTDPSAIRRDIERLLGVARPD from the coding sequence GTGCGCCCGCGGGCGACTAGCCTCGCCCTTCCCGCGATCGCCGGGATCCTCCTGGCGCTCGCGTTACCGGCACGGGGCCGCGCGGAGGAAGGCAGGCCAGCCCCGCCGTTTTCCTTGACGGACATCGAGGGCCGAAAGCTCGATCTCGCAACCTATCGCGGGAAGGTCGTCCTCCTCGACTTCTGGGCGACCTGGTGCGCTCCCTGCCGCGACGTGATCCCCCGCTTCGTCGCCTGGCAGAAGCGATACGGGCCGCGGGGCCTTCAGGTCATCGGCATTTCGCTCGACGACTCGGCCGCGCCCGTTGTCCGCTTTGCCCGGGAATTTCACCTCAATTATCCCGTGGCCGTGGGAAACGCCCGGCTCGCCGAGCGGTACGGAGGAATCCTGGGCCTGCCGGTTGCATTCGTCATTGACCGCGCAGGACGGATTTATTCACGCCACGACGGCGGCACGGACCCCTCCGCGATCCGACGGGACATCGAGCGGCTCCTCGGCGTCGCGCGGCCAGACTGA
- a CDS encoding rhodanese-like domain-containing protein, which yields MRARRGFSSRAAIAVTKGVFAAAVVVAALALPASSSAQGAPAAGGADKDALIAPEALAGIVRSSAKKPVIFQVGFRVLYEQAHIPQSRYVGPGSKEEGLAELRRAASPLPRDTAIVLYCGCCPWVRCPNVQPAYKALLGLGFTNVKLLFIEKNFGADWVAKGYPVEKGAPAGD from the coding sequence ATGAGAGCTCGACGCGGATTCTCGTCTCGTGCGGCAATCGCCGTGACGAAAGGTGTTTTCGCCGCCGCCGTCGTCGTGGCCGCGCTGGCCCTCCCGGCCTCTTCTTCGGCGCAGGGGGCGCCGGCCGCCGGCGGCGCGGACAAGGACGCTCTCATCGCGCCCGAGGCGCTTGCGGGGATCGTCCGGTCGAGTGCGAAGAAGCCGGTCATTTTCCAGGTCGGGTTTCGCGTGCTCTACGAGCAGGCCCACATTCCGCAGTCCCGGTACGTCGGACCGGGCTCGAAAGAGGAGGGTCTCGCGGAGCTTCGCCGCGCGGCCTCTCCGCTTCCCCGCGACACCGCCATCGTTCTCTACTGCGGATGCTGTCCGTGGGTCCGCTGCCCCAACGTGCAGCCGGCTTACAAGGCGCTTCTCGGCCTCGGTTTTACGAACGTGAAGCTCCTCTTCATCGAGAAGAATTTTGGCGCGGATTGGGTGGCGAAGGGCTATCCGGTGGAAAAGGGTGCGCCCGCGGGCGACTAG
- a CDS encoding STAS domain-containing protein, with protein MKASVRKSGDVSVIDLEGRLVAGDNALRAAIDDLLADGKRKILVSLVGLTAIDSSGVGDLVASKKVAEGVGAKLKLLIAEGKVRNVLDAMLLLPIFDSFDDEAGAVASFQTDGPPK; from the coding sequence ATGAAAGCCTCGGTTCGAAAGTCCGGCGACGTGTCGGTCATCGACCTGGAGGGACGCCTCGTGGCCGGCGATAACGCCCTTCGCGCCGCGATTGACGACCTGCTCGCCGACGGCAAGCGGAAGATCCTGGTGAGCCTCGTCGGTCTAACAGCGATCGACAGCTCGGGAGTCGGCGATCTCGTCGCGAGCAAGAAGGTCGCGGAAGGCGTCGGCGCGAAGCTCAAGCTCCTGATCGCCGAGGGAAAGGTGCGTAACGTTCTGGACGCGATGCTCCTTCTTCCAATCTTCGATAGCTTCGACGACGAAGCGGGCGCGGTCGCATCGTTCCAGACCGACGGTCCCCCGAAATAA
- a CDS encoding DUF2238 domain-containing protein: protein MNGSSRLPGREPAEVSASRGRREPLVLLALVLIGLVASGWSPNNRVIWLLEAAPLLVGLPILIATYRRFPFTPLSYRLTFLFAALLLVGSHYTYSLVPSGLALKRILDFRRNHFDRLVHFVGGFTPAILGRELVRRKTNVTSRGWLFFFVVAGCLAGAAAYELLEWAAAEAMHGAAREFLATQGDNWDTQWDMFCSLTGAVTSLLLLSRIHDRQLRALPLTRSACS, encoded by the coding sequence GTGAACGGATCGAGCAGGCTCCCCGGCCGGGAGCCTGCGGAGGTCAGCGCCTCCCGGGGCCGGCGCGAGCCGTTGGTTCTGCTCGCTCTGGTCCTCATCGGTCTCGTGGCGTCCGGCTGGTCGCCCAACAATCGGGTGATATGGCTGCTCGAAGCCGCTCCGCTCCTCGTCGGCCTTCCCATCCTGATCGCGACCTACCGGCGCTTCCCTTTCACCCCGCTTTCCTACCGCCTGACGTTCCTCTTCGCCGCGCTGCTCCTGGTCGGAAGCCACTACACGTACTCGCTCGTTCCGTCGGGCCTCGCGCTGAAGAGGATTCTGGATTTCCGGCGCAACCACTTCGACCGGCTCGTGCACTTCGTGGGCGGATTCACGCCCGCGATCCTCGGGCGCGAGCTGGTCCGCCGAAAGACGAACGTGACGAGCCGCGGCTGGCTGTTTTTCTTCGTCGTGGCCGGCTGCCTCGCCGGAGCAGCGGCCTACGAGCTCCTGGAGTGGGCCGCCGCGGAGGCGATGCACGGCGCGGCGAGAGAATTCCTCGCGACTCAAGGCGACAACTGGGACACCCAGTGGGACATGTTCTGCAGTCTGACGGGCGCGGTCACGTCGCTGCTGCTGCTCTCGCGGATCCACGACCGGCAGCTCCGGGCGCTACCGTTGACGCGATCCGCCTGCTCCTGA
- a CDS encoding NIPSNAP family protein, with product MTIVCFIRYVIDPFQRDAFREYAENWGRIIPRCGGHLVGYFLPHEGTNDVAWGLVAFDSLASYEAYRARLRSDAESRENFARAQANRFILREERTFVEVVPGTFGIAPVPADGDA from the coding sequence GTGACGATCGTCTGCTTCATCCGGTACGTGATCGATCCGTTCCAAAGGGACGCCTTCCGCGAGTACGCGGAGAACTGGGGGCGAATCATCCCCCGCTGCGGCGGGCATCTGGTCGGCTACTTCCTTCCCCACGAGGGAACCAACGACGTCGCGTGGGGGTTGGTCGCGTTCGACTCCCTCGCCTCGTACGAGGCGTACCGGGCGCGCCTCCGGAGCGACGCCGAATCGCGCGAGAACTTCGCCCGCGCGCAGGCGAATCGCTTCATCCTTCGCGAGGAGCGGACGTTCGTCGAAGTCGTTCCCGGGACGTTCGGCATCGCGCCGGTCCCGGCCGACGGCGACGCCTGA
- a CDS encoding helix-turn-helix domain-containing protein: MNVEPAETAVCRIAAAIAEPARARMLCLLLDGHARTSTELAVAAGVSPSTASVHLARLLERRLVAVAAQGKHRYYRLAGPAVAAAVEALLVAAGDARKPWTPSTPTRLTAARTCYDHLAGALGVSLHDRMMAMRWLLSGPAAGDYDLTAEGTRALEALGVDVATSRTLRRRFAFPCLDWSERRPHVGGALGAALLSAALRRKWVTRDLDSRALTVTPLGRREMRTRFGLAG, translated from the coding sequence GTGAATGTCGAGCCGGCGGAGACGGCCGTTTGCCGGATCGCGGCCGCGATCGCCGAGCCCGCTCGCGCCCGGATGCTCTGTCTCCTGCTCGACGGCCACGCGCGGACCAGCACCGAGCTCGCCGTCGCAGCCGGCGTGAGTCCCTCGACCGCCAGCGTTCATCTCGCCCGGCTGCTCGAGCGCAGGCTCGTCGCCGTGGCGGCCCAGGGAAAGCACCGGTACTACCGGCTGGCCGGACCCGCCGTCGCCGCCGCCGTCGAGGCGCTGCTGGTCGCGGCCGGCGACGCCCGAAAGCCGTGGACGCCGAGCACCCCCACCCGCCTCACGGCGGCGCGCACGTGCTACGACCACCTGGCGGGCGCTCTGGGGGTCTCGCTGCACGACCGGATGATGGCCATGCGCTGGCTCCTCTCGGGGCCGGCGGCCGGCGACTACGACCTGACGGCGGAAGGGACGAGGGCGCTCGAAGCCCTCGGTGTCGACGTCGCAACGAGCCGGACGCTCCGCCGCCGGTTCGCCTTCCCCTGTCTCGACTGGAGCGAGCGGCGGCCGCACGTGGGCGGCGCGCTCGGCGCGGCGCTGCTTTCCGCCGCGCTCCGCCGAAAATGGGTGACCCGGGATCTCGACAGCCGGGCGCTCACGGTGACGCCCCTCGGCCGGCGCGAGATGCGAACCCGGTTCGGTCTGGCGGGCTGA
- a CDS encoding OmpA family protein, protein MKNIKRNAGFALLAAGLIFAAACATTRPEAPALRDARLALQDARDAGAPELAAETFNRASNDLSAAQREWNAGHESIAMHYAQIADSEARDAEYRARGARAEQALAAQKTRHDRLEAELHAAQERAIAARARSEAERQRLEAEMRAREEQARLQAEMQAREAQQRAAEDREKALQAQLEAERQRSAQQQRQAQIDDLKMQLDQQTKAAEVARQAAAEQSAKLEEARRQEEERRRAAEEAAQKQLQAQNDLVLRLQQLEKSTRVEPRGIVVTLPGSIYFATNRSDLQPGVSARLADIGKTLASAPDRHIVVEGHTDSTGRAEYNLKLSQLRAESVKAVLLANGVDPGRIETQGYGATKPVADNKTPSGRSQNRRVEIIVQGGPAPAPAPEAH, encoded by the coding sequence ATGAAGAACATCAAAAGGAATGCCGGATTCGCTCTTCTCGCCGCGGGGTTGATCTTCGCGGCCGCCTGCGCCACGACGCGTCCCGAAGCGCCCGCGCTGCGCGACGCGCGTCTGGCCCTTCAGGACGCCCGCGACGCGGGCGCTCCGGAGCTCGCCGCGGAAACCTTCAACCGGGCATCCAACGATCTTTCCGCCGCCCAGCGCGAATGGAACGCGGGTCACGAGAGCATCGCGATGCACTACGCGCAGATCGCCGACAGCGAGGCGCGCGATGCCGAGTATCGCGCCCGCGGCGCCCGGGCCGAGCAGGCCCTCGCCGCGCAGAAGACCCGCCATGACCGGCTCGAGGCCGAGCTCCATGCCGCCCAGGAGCGGGCGATCGCCGCCCGCGCCCGGTCGGAAGCCGAACGACAGCGGCTCGAAGCCGAGATGCGCGCCCGCGAAGAGCAGGCCCGTCTCCAGGCGGAGATGCAGGCCCGCGAAGCGCAACAGCGCGCCGCCGAGGATCGGGAGAAGGCTCTCCAGGCCCAGCTCGAAGCCGAGCGCCAACGGTCGGCCCAACAGCAGCGCCAGGCGCAGATCGACGACCTGAAAATGCAGCTCGATCAGCAGACGAAGGCCGCGGAGGTCGCCCGCCAGGCCGCCGCCGAGCAGAGCGCCAAGCTCGAGGAAGCGCGCCGCCAGGAAGAGGAACGGCGGCGGGCGGCGGAGGAAGCCGCGCAGAAGCAGCTCCAGGCGCAAAACGACCTCGTGCTGCGCCTGCAGCAGCTCGAAAAATCGACGCGCGTCGAGCCCCGCGGGATCGTCGTCACGCTGCCGGGAAGCATCTATTTCGCAACCAACCGCTCCGATCTCCAACCGGGGGTCAGCGCGCGCCTTGCCGACATCGGCAAGACCCTGGCCTCCGCTCCGGACCGGCACATCGTCGTCGAGGGCCACACCGATTCGACGGGCCGGGCGGAGTACAACCTGAAGCTCTCGCAGCTGCGGGCGGAATCCGTCAAGGCCGTGCTCCTCGCCAATGGGGTCGATCCGGGCCGGATCGAGACCCAGGGCTACGGCGCGACGAAGCCCGTGGCCGACAACAAGACGCCGTCGGGGCGCAGCCAGAACCGCCGGGTGGAGATCATCGTCCAGGGAGGTCCGGCGCCGGCGCCGGCACCGGAAGCCCACTGA
- a CDS encoding DUF4398 domain-containing protein, producing MAALVFFAVGCASSGPPVSNAEIAQAEADIRAAENATATVHARDLLDRARGDFAAAQREWHERRWDEARRHIAETRAAASAAESKARDAAVEQQVQDLSRQSDDIERRTREIAPPPQP from the coding sequence ATGGCCGCCCTGGTCTTCTTCGCGGTGGGCTGCGCATCGAGCGGCCCGCCGGTCAGCAACGCCGAGATTGCGCAGGCGGAGGCCGACATTCGCGCCGCCGAAAACGCCACGGCGACCGTGCATGCGCGCGACCTGCTCGACCGCGCGCGCGGCGACTTCGCCGCCGCCCAGCGCGAGTGGCACGAGCGTCGCTGGGACGAAGCCCGGCGGCACATCGCGGAGACCCGCGCGGCCGCGAGCGCGGCCGAATCCAAGGCCCGCGACGCCGCCGTCGAGCAGCAGGTGCAGGACCTGAGCCGCCAGTCCGACGACATCGAGCGGCGCACGCGCGAGATCGCGCCGCCGCCTCAACCGTGA
- a CDS encoding gamma-glutamyltransferase has protein sequence MRTEKPPLHAKRWMAITGKPLSATAGAMIFAKGGNAVDAAAAMIAAGCTMWDTLSWGGETQALIYNPKTKKVVGIDALGVAPTGATPEFFKGRGMNYPPEFGPLAAVTPGTPGGILVMLAEYGTMSLKEVLAPAIDMADGYPIEAQAANTIEHEKKRLEQWPYSRALFLMHSKGGEAVGGPAAAGKSAGGPTPAQDRPAANAATEEREGPEPGEIFRQPDLAATLRKLVATEQEALKKGRTRKEAIYAAYDRFYKGDIAKEIARSTQEQGGLITAEDLARWKVKVEEPVTTRYRGIDVYKLTAWTQGPAMLQALDILENFDLKSMGYNTSRYVNTVYQAMSLAFADRDFYYGDPYFPPEEPVRGLLSKAYAKERAKEIVPERSNPRITPGDPYPFQGGTNPYRDLLSKWKAAENGRPGRGNRLLDASLSPADFARFRETFTAGTTSVEAADSEGWVVSVTPSGGWLPAVIAGRTGIGLSQRMQSFVLDPAECPFNVVEPGKRPRVTLTPTLALKGGKPYLCFSVQGGDSQDQNLLQFFLNVVEFGMTPQEATEAANFNSFQMHSSFGNHEAIPGKILLNAATPPWVRSELAKMGYSMVFEERTSGPINAILFDLEHGTMWGGSSNHGEDYGIGW, from the coding sequence ATGCGAACCGAGAAGCCGCCGCTCCACGCGAAACGCTGGATGGCGATCACGGGAAAGCCGCTTTCCGCGACGGCCGGGGCGATGATCTTCGCCAAGGGCGGCAACGCCGTGGATGCCGCGGCCGCGATGATCGCGGCCGGCTGCACAATGTGGGACACCCTGAGCTGGGGCGGCGAGACGCAGGCGCTCATCTATAACCCGAAGACGAAGAAGGTCGTCGGCATCGACGCGCTGGGTGTCGCGCCGACGGGCGCGACTCCTGAGTTCTTCAAGGGCAGGGGGATGAACTATCCGCCGGAGTTCGGCCCGCTCGCCGCCGTCACGCCCGGGACGCCGGGAGGAATTCTGGTCATGCTGGCCGAGTACGGCACGATGTCGCTCAAGGAGGTGCTCGCGCCCGCGATCGACATGGCGGACGGCTATCCGATCGAGGCGCAGGCGGCGAACACGATCGAGCACGAGAAGAAGCGGCTGGAGCAGTGGCCGTACTCGCGCGCGCTCTTCCTGATGCACTCCAAAGGAGGGGAGGCCGTCGGCGGGCCGGCCGCCGCCGGGAAGAGCGCGGGCGGTCCGACTCCCGCGCAGGACCGCCCGGCGGCGAATGCCGCGACGGAAGAGCGCGAAGGCCCCGAGCCGGGCGAGATCTTCCGTCAGCCCGATCTGGCCGCGACGCTCCGAAAGCTCGTCGCGACCGAGCAGGAGGCGCTGAAGAAAGGGAGAACCCGCAAGGAAGCGATCTATGCCGCTTATGACCGGTTCTACAAGGGCGACATCGCGAAGGAGATCGCGCGGAGCACGCAGGAGCAGGGCGGGTTGATCACGGCCGAGGACCTCGCCCGCTGGAAAGTGAAGGTCGAAGAGCCGGTCACGACCCGCTACCGGGGAATCGACGTCTACAAGCTGACGGCATGGACCCAGGGTCCCGCGATGCTGCAGGCCCTCGACATCCTCGAGAACTTCGATCTCAAATCGATGGGCTACAACACCTCGCGCTACGTCAACACGGTCTACCAGGCGATGAGCCTCGCGTTCGCGGATCGCGACTTCTACTACGGCGACCCGTATTTCCCGCCCGAGGAGCCCGTCCGGGGACTCCTTTCCAAGGCGTACGCGAAGGAGCGGGCGAAGGAAATCGTCCCCGAGCGCAGCAACCCGCGGATCACGCCGGGCGATCCCTATCCGTTCCAGGGGGGCACGAACCCGTATCGGGATCTGCTCTCGAAGTGGAAGGCGGCGGAGAACGGGAGACCGGGGAGGGGAAACCGTCTGCTCGATGCGTCGCTTTCTCCGGCGGATTTCGCGCGCTTCCGCGAGACGTTCACCGCGGGGACGACGTCGGTCGAGGCCGCGGACTCGGAGGGATGGGTCGTTTCGGTGACGCCGAGCGGCGGGTGGCTTCCCGCGGTGATCGCCGGGCGCACCGGGATCGGCCTGAGCCAGCGAATGCAGTCATTCGTGCTCGATCCGGCCGAGTGTCCGTTCAACGTGGTCGAGCCGGGCAAGCGACCGCGCGTCACGCTGACACCGACCCTGGCGTTGAAGGGCGGCAAACCCTATCTCTGCTTCTCGGTGCAGGGGGGCGACTCGCAGGACCAGAATCTGCTCCAGTTCTTCCTGAACGTGGTCGAGTTCGGGATGACGCCGCAGGAGGCGACCGAGGCGGCCAACTTCAACAGCTTCCAGATGCACAGCTCGTTCGGCAACCACGAGGCGATTCCGGGAAAGATCCTGTTGAACGCCGCCACACCGCCGTGGGTACGGAGCGAGCTCGCGAAGATGGGCTACTCGATGGTCTTCGAGGAGAGGACCTCGGGCCCGATCAACGCGATCCTGTTCGATCTCGAGCACGGCACGATGTGGGGCGGATCGAGCAACCACGGAGAAGATTACGGCATCGGGTGGTGA